The following are encoded together in the Octopus sinensis linkage group LG15, ASM634580v1, whole genome shotgun sequence genome:
- the LOC115219961 gene encoding uncharacterized protein LOC115219961: MGICTVPYLASIFTEMLDEDLTVDVDHLKHLHNDMEIRFSDLLQVTVPQWLVDPFVVDSSEVDIDIQERFIKLQHNTAVQAMFKYGRFQKLCMNEEISKKYPLLWKNAKLFLLTFPSYLVESGFSRMIFLLSKTRNFLDVERRGDLRLSLTAL; this comes from the coding sequence ATGGGAATTTGCACAGTTCCTTACTTAGCAAGCATATTCACCGAGATGCTTGATGAAGACTTAACAGTTGATGTGGATCATTTGAAGCATTTACATAATGATATGGAAATTCGCTTCTCTGATTTACTCCAAGTGACGGTGCCGCAGTGGCTTGTGGATCCCTTCGTTGTTGATTCATCTGAAGTCGATATTGACATACAAGAAAGATTCATTAAACTTCAACATAATACAGCGGTTCAAGCAATGTTCAAGTATGGAAGATTCCAGAAGCTTTGCATGAATGAAGAGATCTCTAAAAAGTACCCATTACTCTGGAAAAACGCTAAGTTGTTTTTACTCACTTTCCCATCTTATTTAGTTGAGTCAGGTTTCAGTCGGATGATATTTCTATTGTCAAAGACTCGGAATTTCCTTGACGTAGAACGAAGAGGAGATTTACGCCTCTCACTGACGGCTTTGTAA